The sequence below is a genomic window from Nicotiana tomentosiformis chromosome 6, ASM39032v3, whole genome shotgun sequence.
GTCACTGGGTTCGCCGGAACCCGCACCCACTACCGTAGCTCCGCCCCTAGATATTGATCCCTTGTTTAGTGACAGAGGCAGCTGTTGGAACTTCTATTTGATACAGAGTGGCTGTGCATTGACAATTAGCAACTCCATTTTATACAAATACCATAACATCTTTATGTTTATTATATTATGTTTATATATGTAAAGTGTGCAACTTATTTGTCACTCTAATTATTGGATTGATTTGGTACTGGAGTTGCTCATATATAAGTGTGAGCATTTTTGTATCCTTGTTAACTAGTCCATCAAAACATTAACGTGTATAACACGACAGCTTTTTAAATGTGAATAACATAAACCCATTTGGGCTAAACTCAAATTGATTACTTGGCGAGCTGATAGAGCATCCCAAATCTACTGGGAATGTTATAAAAAGTCTCATGCCTCCCCAAGAGCCTACTGTAACGAAATACAGACCATTTGACTTTTAGGAAAAAACCCCAATACATATAGGAACTGTAAACGGTCTTCATCATCCCCAAGCACCACAACTAATTCAGAAGTTCATATCATTGGGTTTAGAGAGCTTTAGGGATGACACAAATTTAATTAAACAGCTCTCACCTTCTGTGAGTATCAAGCTCAATAATCAACTTCGTTTAACCTCAAACCTCTCTCAATTTCTTCAGAGCGCATTCACCGATGTATCAAAAATTACATATTAGAAACTTCTATTTTTGATGAATTAAGCATTAGAAACTTAGATGTACAGAACTCAAAATCTTATCTACAACAGAGGAAACCCCAAAGCGAACCACAGTTCTGCAACTATGAAGTCAGTTCAGTTTAGTATTCCTTTACAAAAACAAAGGCCATCAGGAAAAAGATCTAGACTCCATGTACTACATGTATCTTCATGATAGCATAGTATCACAGATTCTCAACAATGTCAGCCAGTATCAATTCGCATCAAACATTAAGCATCCCCGACTATTTATGAAGAAGGGTTTAGCATGCACCACATCCCCAAATCTACTTGTGAATACTCAAACATGAAAATGCATGCAACCCACAGCAATAGGCTATCACTAACGAGATgcataaacatataagagataaagGTTCACAAATCATTCATCCTCAGACAGAATTGCACATCTTCTTTACTGCATTAAACCTTAAACTGATCATACAGTTATATAACTGAGGGTAACCAAGCAGGGTGACTCATGAGATAGGAAAGGTGTTCTTGCAAATACAGCATGCCAAGCGGGCGGTTGAAACCCAGTACCAGTAATATTTGTCACTTATCAGTCACCTGTTTGCATGATGCTATAGACCTTGCTGAGTTTGAGAACATACAGTGCTCTCTCAGAAAATAAATTAACAGGATACAGAATTACTATCGAGTCAACCTAAAGATCTTCCAATTTCTACACTTAGCGAAGGAATATGCACCTCAGGACTATGTTATCTACTCCTGTCACATGCATGCAAGCTCAATCCAGTAAggcaaatgataaaatcaacacAATATCTGATTCTTTCTAGTCAAAATGATAATAAATTGTATTCACAACCATCCCCGTGCAATGTTATAGGGCTTCACCCAATATCAAACACTTCTGCAGTAGTCCAAAGCCATGCATGATAAACTAAGAGTCGCACTTCATACTTTCTTAAATTTATCAACTATGATATCTCCTCCCACTACAAAAATGAAGAGAGCCCTCAGAATTCATACAATATCACTaaattttcatattatcatatttcACAAAAGATACAGTGTCAAAAAAAGTGGACGGCCAatcaaactactacaactaatTAGTTTGACATGATAAACTCAAGCTTATAATAAaccaaatgcaacaattcttatTTTCTTCCCACACTAAAGGTATCTTCTTTTTATGAATCCCTACCTAAATGAGTGGTCTTAAGATGATGCCGAATTGTCTATACACTATCAACAAGCACACAATAATGCAAAGATACAAATGTCATAAGCTCGTCAGATAGAAGCAAATTGACTACACAATCACAGGAGAATAAAATGTACATTAAAGCTGTTCAATTTTGAGTGAGCATCAAATAAAACTTCACATACTATATCATGTTACATCAATACCCCCACTTCTGTACTAACACAAGAATTTTTAGTTTCTCAATTACCCACGCGCCTTGAGCTCAGCCAGACGTCTGGACAGATCATCCTCATTAACTTTCTCCTCGTTCTTAGAAGATATAGCATGGGCAGCTGGTTGTGGAAGCCCCACAGACACCTCGAGCCCATAATCATCAGCCACCTGCTGCATCAGGCTGCCGACCTGGTCCTCTGGAGTTGACAGGGAAGTACTTCCAGCCATAGAACTCTCCATAAACTCAGCTTGAACCTCCATATTAACAAATTGACGCTCGAATGAATCCATTGTCTCCGACATCTTCTGTAAATTCCCTGTGTTGAGAGATGATTCTAGTGATTTCACGATCGACGACATTGACTTGCTAATAGTCGCCATCTTCGCCTGCGTACACAGACATATCCCAATTTCAAGAAAGTAAAGAAAcctcttaatatatatatacacactaaaaTATCTTAAAACTTACAATCGAGATATTACATATGTAGTCCAGGATCAATATTACacgttctttatttatttttaatttacgaCATATAATGTGTGCACATACATATCGGAATTTCAGACAGTAAATATACTATTTTAAAAAGTTTTCTCTAAATTTAATATCTAACTATTATCAGATATTTTACAATATTTGTATATAGACAGTCCTGGGTCGAAACTACACATATTATGCACAAATATAAACTTAATTTCAAATATTACATAATATATTCCGAGATCGAGATAGTGAAATGCAAGTTTTCGACAGCTTATATTTCGGATCGGTGTTTTACCTGAGTATCGAGGCGAGCGACAACGGCGTCAAGGCGAGAGGAGAGACGAAGATAGTTCATCTGTTCGCTGCGCTTGCGGATGGCGTTTTCGGCGTAAATTCTAGCGCCGTCCATGTTTCCTTTCTCAATAGCCTTCTTGACCTTAAGCTTCTCCGCTTTTTCGTCCTTCTCACATTTTCGGGCTTGGCGTTGAAGGCTCTTCGATGTGAACTTCAGCTCCATGATCTGATTCATCAATTTCTCAGCGTTCCCCATTTTCTTAGATTTGATGAAAGAGCCTTTCGATTTAGTGATTTATCGAGAGGAAATCGATtgttttcacaaattttccccTTGGATCAATATAAGTTAGGGTTTGTATTCCCTTCTCTTTTTCGATTTTGGATATGCAACTCACCTTGTAGGGCCAGGAACAAATGAAGCCGTTCGATCTCTGATCACGAATATGATGGGCCCAAAAAATATGACTTCAGCTTCGAAGCTTATTCTTACTCATTTTTGTACTAGGATttaaaacaacaacaaacccatttTTGATCCCATAAATAGGGTcgggagagggtagtgtgtacgcaaaacTTACCCCTATCTCAtagatagagaggttatttccgatagaccatcggctcaagaaaCAGTGAAGATAAAGCAACCAAGTAGCAAAGAATATTAACAACAATGTACCATGGTAACAGGCGTGAATGTCACAGCATACATAATAAAGGACCATAAAtagaaaattacaaaaatagtcaTAGTACTACTGGTCGACCTAGGAGGAACACACTACTATCAACCTACAACCATAATCATTGAcatccacaccttcctatcgtgAGTCATATCTTCTGTAAGCTGAAGCAATGACATG
It includes:
- the LOC104116131 gene encoding ESCRT-related protein CHMP1A-like gives rise to the protein MGNAEKLMNQIMELKFTSKSLQRQARKCEKDEKAEKLKVKKAIEKGNMDGARIYAENAIRKRSEQMNYLRLSSRLDAVVARLDTQAKMATISKSMSSIVKSLESSLNTGNLQKMSETMDSFERQFVNMEVQAEFMESSMAGSTSLSTPEDQVGSLMQQVADDYGLEVSVGLPQPAAHAISSKNEEKVNEDDLSRRLAELKARG